The Imtechella halotolerans DNA window AATACTTTTACCTTATCGTGTTTAGTACTTACAGTGGAATGTGTTTCATCACTGTATTGGTTATGAACATAATTGGCAGGCATTTCTCTAAATTTTCCTGCTTTTAGGTATTCCTCAGCTTTTTTCCAATTAATCGCTGCTATAAAATCCTTGTCATTTTGAGAGGCTCCTACTTCTTGAAGTGTGCTAGCTTCTTCTGTATTGTAGGTCGTAAAGAAGGTCCAACCATGAGATTTTCCTTTACCTGAGTGTGCTAAATCATAGTTGAATCCAGGCATCATTACTTGAAATTCAACATTCATATGTCCAGTTTCAGGATTAACTTTCACATAGGTAAGCGCCCCTTTAAAGTTCCCTTTATAATCCTTAATTGGCATATCCTTTTGAGGATAAGGGACTGAAAAACGAGTTCCAGCTACAACATACTCCGTATTTTCTGTCGTAAATGGTGAACTGTGATTACCTCCACTGTTAGGAATCTGAATAATTTCAGCAGTTTCAAAAGTGGATAGATCAATACGAGCAATACGTGGAGTATTGTTTCCATTTATAAAAATCCAGCGACCATCTGTCTCTCCATTTGTTTGGGATAACTCAGGGTGGTGAGCATCATCCCATGGCACAAATCCGAATGAAGTCTCCAACATTCCTTTGGTTTCTTCATTATATCCATAGCCCTTTTCGGCATCTTGTGAAAATACAGGTATTACTTTAAGAAGACGTCCTGAAGGCAACCCATACACACTTAGTTGTCCGCTAAATCCTCCCGAGAAAAAGCCATAAAATTCATCATGTTCTCCTGGTTTCACATAAACTTTGGAAGCAGCATCCGTCCCTAAGGCTCCGGCTTGACTTCCTTCATTTTTATTGGAGTTACACCCCCAAATGAAGGCGCCACTCACTGCTAGTAAAGCAATTTTGGTTAGTGTTTTCATAAAAAATACTACTATTTAATGGTTCTGAAGTATTCTAAAATAGCCCTAGCCTGTTCTTCGCTGACATTTTGGTTGGCCATTGGCGCACCATTAGCCTCTTTTAGCAATTGGATAGCAATAGGGTCTTCCTTTATCATCTGCTCTGGATTCATTATCATATTCATAACCCACTCTGGAGAGCGACGTTCTAAAATATTAATAGGAGCCGGGCCTATAAACTTTTTAGTTGGTTTATGGCAGGCTGCACAAAGTGATTTAAATAATTCTTCTCCTTGAGATGCCATGCTCTGATCTATAGTTTCACTTATAGTAACCGATTTTACAGGACCAATCCCTTTATTGGTTAAATCTACTGTGGCTCCAGTAATAGTTGTTTTAGGCGGAGCTTCTTGCTCTTTAGGCTCCGTTTTACGTTCGTAAGAGAACCCTTCCTTCTTTTCCTCTTTACTTCCGCAACTAATTAAAAATGTAGTAAGTAGCGTAGCTAAGGTAATGTGTAAACGCATTTTCATGATGTGTGATTTAATTGATTCAGTTATAGAATTTAACTAGACAAATATACAATTATTTTTTAATTAAAGGATTATAAGGTCTTTTTTTATTTTATTATTATATTTGTAATAGGTTACTAATAAATAATAATGATTAATTTTAGGCCTTAAAATCATGTATATGTTGTCAAATTCCAGCAAGTATGCCATCAATGCAGTATTGTATATTGCCGTTAATGCTTCTGAAAATCAAAAGATAGGCGTAAAAGAAGTTGCTGATGCCATACAAATACCATCTCCGTTTCTTGCCAAACTGTTACAAACTTTGGCGAAGAAAAACGTTATAACCTCTACAAAAGGACCTGGCGGAGGCTTTTTCCTTACTGAAGAAAACCAAAAATTGCCTCTTATGGAGGTAGTAGAACATATTGACGGCTCTGAAAAGTTTTCAATGTGTGTTCTGGGACTCAAGGAATGTTCTGAAGAAAGTCCTTGCCCTATCCATCACAGTGTACAACCGTTTAAGGTGAGTTTTCTGCATGAATTAAGACACAATTCGATAGCTTCATTTGCAGAAAAAGTTAAAAAAGGGGAAACCTTTCTTTTTATTCAATAAATCCAATATTAATTCGCACACAATAGCCTTCATTGGCTCTTACATTAAAAACTGTCCCGTCTTCAAAAATAAGATACTGTCCTTTAATTCCTTTTAGGACACCCTTGTAGTCTGATGTTTTATCTAGATTAAGACTTTTTACTTTAGTAGGATATTGTAACACTGGGAAATTCAAATGTTCCTCAGTTAACTTAGTATCCACATAATAAGGCTTTACCTCTTCTGGAATAAATTCTGCTAACTTCTCTTTAACTGCTTCAAGATTAACATCTTCAACATCATTACTTAGCATTTTTCTCCAGTTAGTTTTATCAGAAATATGATTTTTAAGAGCAACCTCAGTAATACCTGCTAAATACCTATTAGGTACTTCTACAAGTAAAATGGCCTCATGTGCTCCTTGATCAATCCATCTAGTAGGGATTTGGCTTTTACGTGTCACCCCAACTTTAACTTCACTAGAATTAGCCAAATACACAATATGCGGTTGAAGTTGCATTTCTTTCTCATAGGATAAATCCCTTTCTTCTATGCCGAGATGAGCCTTGCTAAGTTCAGGTCGCATAACCCAATCAGCAGCTTGAGGAACCTCAAAAAAACAACTTTTACAAAAACCCTGACGGTAGATAGGCAGATTCTTTCCACAATTCAGGCATTCATAATTAAGAAATGTTATCTGAAAAGTCTTATCCAAAGCTTGATTAAGATGAATGAAATCTTCCTTCATTTCTAGATAGTATTGAATAGGAATTTGTAATTCAGATTTCATTTTTACGAGTACACCTTCAAACATGGGAAAAGTTTTTATATTTTTACCATCAGGGATGCCCTTTCTGGTCTATGACGAAGGTACGCCAAAAGAAATAAACATCCTAACAGCAGGCACGTTTACAAGGTAAAAACCCTTATATCTCTTCAGAAAAGTTCATTAATATGCCCATAACAATATTTAACTCTATTGCCTCATGGTTTTTAAAGAAAAGGATTCATCAAATGGAACTTTTCATCAAGTATCCTAATGAAGTACAGCAGGAGTTACTGAACCAATTATTACAGACAGCTCAATACACGTATTATGGAAAAATGTACGATTTCTCTAATATTAGAAATTATGAGCAATTTAGATCTAAAGTACCAGTGGTTCGTTATGAAGAAATGGAACCATTTATAGAGCGAACGCGATGCGGAGAACAAAATGTCTTTTGGCCAACACCCATTCGTTGGTTTGCAAAAAGTAGTGGAACTACAAATGCCAAAAGCAAATTCATACCTGTAAGTGAAGAAGCTTTACAGGACTGTCACTACAAATCAAGCAAAGACTTGCTATGTCTATATCTAAATAACAATGAAGACTCCCAGCTTTTCACAGGAAAAAGCCTAAGGCTTGGTGGTAGCAAACAACTTTATGAAGATAAAGGAACCTACTTTGGTGATCTTTCAGCTATACTAATAGACAATATGCCAATATGGGCTGAGTTTAGTAGTACACCAAGTAACAAAGTTTCTCTTATGAGTGAATGGGAGACAAAAATGCAAGCAATTATTAAAGAAGCTGTACATGAAAATGTGACCAGCTTAGCAGGAGTTCCCTCCTGGATGTTAGTTTTATTAAACAATGCATTGGAAACTACTGGAAAAAACCATTTACTTGAACTTTGGGAAAACCTAGAAGTTTATTTTCACGGTGGTGTGAGTTTCACTCCTTATCGTGAACAATACCATAAACTGATCCCTAAAGATTCATTTAATTATTACGAAATATATAATGCCTCTGAAGGGTTTTTTGCCATACAAGACAGGAATCATTCGGATGAATTGCTTCTAATGTTAGATTATGGAGTTTTCTACGAATTTATTCCTATGGACACCTATGGAACCCCACATGAAAAAGTAATTCCTCTATGGGACGTTGAAGTAGGAAAAAACTATGCAATTGTTATTACTACTAATGCGGGTTTATGGCGTTATCTAATTGGGGATACAGTACGATTCACAAGTATTGCTCCTCATCGCATAAAAATAACAGGACGTACTAAACATTTCATTAATGTTTTTGGGGAAGAATTAATCATTGAGAATACAGAAGAAGCGCTAAAAAGAACATGTAAGGCCACTGGGGCCGAATTAATAGATTATACAGTTGCCCCAGTATTTATGAAAGGCAAAAGCAAGGGAGCACATGAATGGCTTATTGAATTCAAAACTTTCCCTGGAAGTATCGCAAATTTCGCCCAACTATTAGACCTTGAGTTACAAAAACTTAACTCTGACTATGAAGCTAAGCGCTATAACAACATGACATTAAGCCCTCTAATTTTACATACCGCTAGACCACAACTTTTTTATGATTGGTTAAAAGCACATGATAAGTTAGGTGGTCAACATAAAGTTCCAAGGCTGTCTAATGAGCGTAAACATCTAGATGAATTACTTCAGATGAATGTAAAGAATTAATTGAATCCGTTAAAAGTAGCTTAAACTAATAATACTGCCCCTCAATCTAGAATAAATATACTAGATTAGACCTTTAAACTTATACACTTTCTATCTATTAAATTATGCAGAAAACATACTACGACCCGGCCGATTTAAAGAAATTCAACTCTATTACTGAATGGAATGAGGAGCTAGGAACTAAATTTTTCGAATATTATGCTAAGGTGTTTGAAGAAGGAAGTTTAACTGCTCGTGAAAAGTCTCTTATTGCATTAGCAGTTGCACATACTGTCCAATGTCCTTACTGTATTGATGCCTACACGGGAGATGGCTTGCAACGCGGTATAACCAAAGAAGAAATGATGGAAGCACTCCATGTTGCAGCAGCAATTAGAGGAGGAGCTTCTCTAGTGCATGGCGTACAAATGATGAATAAATACAATAAACTTTCCATGTAAAGTTCAATTCTTTAATCAGTCACTATTTTCACTTTTACATGGCAACCAAATCCTTGTTCGCAAGACATAATTCTCTTGCAAATACAAAAACCCAGCTTGAAATATTAAATAATAACGAACTTTTTGGACCTAAGGGTTTGCCTACTTTTAATCAGCAAGCCGAAAAATTTAATTCGTTTCCTTTAAGACCAATTGACCTTGAAATATTACAAATAAATATGGGGTATATGTGCAATCAAGTATGCGCACATTGTCATGTAGACGCTGGACCTGATCGGAAGGAGATAATGTCTAAGGAAACCTTATCCCAGTGCCTTACAATTCTGAAAAACTCCAAAGTACATACAATTGATCTTACAGGAGGAGCACCTGAAATGAATCCTCATTTTCGTTGGTTTATCGAAGAAGTATCTCAACTAGGCATTAGAGATATCATAGTCCGTTCAAACCTAACTATCCTAAGAGCTAATAAAAAATACCTTGATCTTCCTGAGTTTTTCAAAAAACATAACATTCATATTATATCCTCTATGCCGCATTGGACAAGAGGAAAAACAGACCAACAACGTGGTGAAGGTGTATTTGAAAAATCTATTCAAGCCTTGAAACGGCTTAACGAAATAGGTTACGGTATGCCAGAAAGCAATCTACAATTAGATTTGGTATACAACCCATCTGGAGCTTTTCTTCCCACTTCTCAAAATGCACTAGAGATCGAATTCAAAAAAGCACTATTAGCGGACTTTGACATTCATTTTCATAAGCTATTTGCTCTTACTAATCTTCCAATTAGTAGATTTTTAGAATACCTCATAGCATCAGACAACTACGAAGACTATATGCAAGAACTAGTGGAAGCATTTAATCCGATTACCCTGAACAACATTATGTGTAAAAACACGCTATCTATACGATGGGATGGGAATATTTATGACTGTGATTTTAACCAAATGCTTGACCTTAAAATAGCATCGACCTGCCAAAATATTGCCGAATTTAATATTGAACAAATTACAAAACGAAACATCATAACATCACAACACTGTTATGGTTGTACGGCAGGAGCTGGTAGTAGTTGTCAAGGAAGTGTTATTTAATAAATACCATTCCTATAACTTTAAAACCACAGAGATAAAGTACTTAACTGAATAAAAGTCAGCATATTCCTATTATAATTTAGGAAATTATTCCTATTTTAGTTCTTCAAAATGCTGAACGACACATGATGTATTTCTATTTATCAAAGTTTACATACCTTCTATGTATTTTCTTTACAAAATAGTAAAAGGCTGACAATTATCATAAAGGATAAAATTGTCTTAATTTATTTTTGGTACAAACTAAGCATCAAAACCATCATGAAAATTTTCAAAGCTTTATTTATCATTTTTATGACCCTTTTGTTATGTTCACAGACATGGGCTCAAGGTGAATTCTCTCTTACTGCGGATGTCAGATCCCGTTTTGAATATCGTCATGGATTTAGTACGCTATTCCCTGATGATGCTGATCCAGCCGCCTTCGTTAATCAACGAACAAGGCTTAACCTGCAATACAACAACGAACGACTCAAATTATTTATGAGCGTCCAAGATGTCAGTACGTGGGGTGATACTCCACAAATTTTACCAACTGATGGAAACGACTCATTTTCTCTTTTTCAAGCTTGGGCGCAACTTCTCCTTAATGAAAATTGGTCAATTAAAGCAGGTAGACAAGTCCTTTCTTATGATGACCAACGAATCTTAGGTGGATTGGATTGGGCAATGCAAGGTCGCTTTCATGACGCTCTTTTAGTAAAATACGCAAAAAACAAATTGGCTCTGGACATCGGAGGAGCCTTCAACCAAGAGAAAACAGCTAATTTTAACACTGCTTTTACAACACAAGGGGCCTTCTCATACAAAAGCATGCAATACTTTCATTTGCATCAGGAAATAGACAAGGCAGGATTAAGTATATTATTTTTAAATACTGGATTTCAAAAATTCACGAACAATAACTACGCTTCCCCAAATGGAGTAGCCTATAGACAAACCGCCGGTGCATATACAACCTTCCCTATCGGTATGCTCAAGTTTGAAGCAAGCGGCTATTACCAATTTGGAAAATTTACAGAAAATTCCGAAATTTCAGCTTACCAAATATCTTTAGACGGTTCCTATAAGACTAATAATGTACTATTTGGCTTAGGAATGGAAATGCTTAGTGGAACTGACCAAAATGGAGACTCTAAAATCAAATCCTTTATTCCTCTTTATGGAACCAACCATAAATTCAATGGATATATGGACTATTTTTATGTGGGGAATCATGCATATAGTGTGGGTCTTAATGACCTGCACGCCAGGGTAAATATTGGATTTACAGACAGATCAAATCTACTAATAAAGGCACATTATTTTATTGCAAATGCAAATTTAGCTTTGGATGCTGATCCCTATTTAGGTACAGAGATTGATCTTGTGTTTACACAAAAGATTCTGAAAGATGTTAAACTTGATGTAGGCTATTCACATATGTTCGCCTCAGAAAGTATGAGTTTAATAAAGGCAGGAGCACCACATGATAATACCAATAATTGGGCGTGGGCACAACTTTCTATAAATCCTTCTTTATTTAACACCAAAAAGGATTAATACTAATACACAGAAAATGTTCAAAATACAACACTTACTCCCTACTAAAAAGTCAAAATGGCGAACAACAGCAGTATTTCTCATTGCGGTAGTATTGGGAATGGGGCTTTTTATGGCTAAAGAGGCTGAGGTTGTATCCTATCTTTCCGATGATCCACAAGCTTGTGTTAACTGTCATGTAATGACACCAGTTTACAATAGCTGGATGCATAGTTCACACCGGGAATGGACTTCATGTAACGATTGTCATGTACCTCATGATAATATTTTAAATACCTACTATTTCAAAGCGAAAGATGGCCTATACCATGCTTCCGTATTTACATTACGAGCAGAACCTGAAGTAATCAAAATGCGCGAGGAATCTCAAAAAGTAGTTCAAGAAAACTGTTTGCGTTGCCATGTTCAACAAGTTACACAGACAAAATATGAAGGATGGATATCAACCCATAGTGAAAATAGAACAGACAGAACATGTTGGAGTTGTCACCGTGAAGTGCCTCACGGAAGAATTCACGGTAATTCAACCATACGATATAATATAGCACCATTACCCACAGATCAGGAAACCAACATCATACCTGATTGGCTTGACAAAGAAATAAAAAATACCAAAAAATAATATATATGAAAAATAAAGTCCTTTTTGTTGTAACCATACTGGTAGTATTCCTCCTTGGACTATTAGCCTCTAGTATAATAAACCGAAAAAATGAGGCTAAGTACAAATATGTGCCTCAGGTTGATATAGGTGAAAATGAGCCTAGAAATGAAGTATGGGGTAAAAATTACCCACAAGAATATCAATCCTATTTACAAACCTCCGATACTACATTTAGTTCCTACCAGGGTGGTGGTGCCATGCGTGATGTCCTAGAGGAGGATCCTCGATTGGTAGTTCTTTGGGCGGGCTATGGTTTTTCAAAAGATTATAGTCAAGGTAGAGGCCACTATTATGCAATTGAGGATATTCATAACACTTTAAGAACAGGAGCTCCCAAGGGAGAAGGAGATGGACCTATGCCCTCAACATGTTGGACTTGTAAAAGTCCCGATGTCCCAAGGTTAATGAATGAAATAGGAGTTACAGAATTCTATTCAGGTAAATGGGCTGATAAAGGTCATGAAGTGGTTAATCCTATTGGGTGTGCGGATTGCCATGATTCTAAAACCATGAAATTACAAATTACCCGCCCAGCACTAGTTGAAGCCTTTGAAAGTATGGGGAAAGACATTACCAAAGCTACCCACCAAGAAATGCGTTCATTAGTATGTGCACAATGTCATGTGGAGTACTATTTTAACAAAAACCTACCTGGAAAAGAAGGAGTACCTTATTTAGTATTTCCTTGGAAAAATGGATTCTCTGCGGAAAATATGGAGCAATATTATGATGATATTGATTTTCAAGACTGGACTCATGATATCAGTAAAGCTCCTATGTTAAAAGCACAACATCCAGGTTACGAAGTTTTTATGACCGGAGTTCATGCTGACAGAGGGGTATCTTGCGCCGATTGTCATATGCCATATAAAAGTGAGGGAGGTCAAAAATATACGGATCATCATATACAGTCCCCCCTAAACAATACTGCTAATGCTTGTCAAGTTTGCCATAGAGAAGAAACAACTAAACTAGTTGCTAATGTTTATGAACGACAGCAAAAATTCAATGAAAGCAGACTTAAATTAGAAGATCTTTTGGTTAAGGCACATATAGAAGCTGGAAAATGCTGGGAATTAGGAGCCACAACAGAACAAATGAAGGCTATATTAACTGACATACGACATGCTCAATGGAGATGGGATTATGCTGCCGCCTCCCATGGCGGATCATTCCATTCCCCTGTAGAATCGGCCAGAGTTGTCGCTAGTGGTTTAGTAATTGCTCAAGAAGCCCGTGTAAAACTAGCCCGAATGTTGGCAGAATTAGGCCACAATAAACCAGTTGAAATGCCAGACTTATCTACTAAAGAAAAGGCCCAAAAATTTATTGGTCTTGACATGGAAAAACTACGTAGAGAAAAAAAGGAATTTAAACAAAATGTGCTGCCTCAATGGTTAAAAGCAGCAAAAGAACGTGAAGCGAAAATGGACATTGCGAAAGTAAATTAATTATACCATCTAAAACCCAACCCGTGGCTTGCTCTATAGTAATCACGGGTTTATTTTGACCTTATGACATCATTATATCGAATTTTATCTTCCTCCAAATTAGCACTTATATTACTGGTAGTATTTGCTATTGCCATGGCAACAGCCACATTCATTGAAAATGATTTTGGCACGGCTACCGCCTGGCAGCTTATTTATAATGCCTTGTGGTTTGAACTAGTAATGCTCGGGTTATGCGTCAGTTTTGTGTTCAATATTTCCAAATACAAATTATGGCGAAAACAAAAATGGCCTATTTTACTTTTTCATTTATCATTTATTTTAGTCATAATTGGTGCTGGGGTTACTCGATATATTTCTGAATCCGGAGTTATGCGTATCCGCGAAGGAGAAAGTTCTTCAACCATTATATCCAACACCAATTACTTCCAGGTACACATTAGTGATGGTGATAACGTAGCTGTATTAAAAAAACAACTAGATTTTTCTCCTTTATCAGAAAATGAATTCACAATTCAGACAGACTATAAAGGTCAGACCTATACTATAAGTTTGGACAAATTTGTAGCAGATGCTCAACCACAAATTATTGAATCAGAAAAGGGCCAACCTCTTTTGGAACTTGTAATCGCAAGCGAAGATTCAGGTAGAGAAACCATTGTTTTACGTCAGGGAGAAACTGAAACAATAGGTTCACACAACCATAGTATTGGTTTTAATGTTGAAGAGCCAGTAATGATTCATTTTAAACTGCAAGACAACACAATTTATCTACAAAGCACGGAAGATCTTAGTTCATTTGTAATGAGCACTCAGGAGGCTGGAACATTCAAAAAAGATAGTCTACAACCCCTGCAATTGAGATCCTTATATCGTGCCCATGACTTTTCTTTTGTCCCAATTTCATACCATCCAAAGGGAGATTTTGAATTGGTGAGTACATCTGAAAAACCAAAAGATAATGACAGCTCAAAGGATGACGCATTGGTAGTAACTGTACAAAAGGAAGACGAAAAAAAAACGGTATCGCTACTTTATAGAGAAGGTTTCCTACCAACACACCATCAAACTACTTTTGACGACGTTTCAGTCACATTATCTTATGGTTCTGAAGAAATTTCTCTTCCGTTCGAGGTACGCCTAAATGACTTCCAATTGGAGAGATATCCTGGCTCTACTAGCCCTTCCTCCTATGCAAGTGAAGTAACTGTTTTAGACCAAAAAGAGGAGTTTCCTTATCGAATTTTTATGAACAATGTTCTAGATTACAAAGGGTACAGATTCTATCAAGCCAGCTATGACACCGACGAATTAGGCACGGTACTCGCCGTAAACAAAGATCGCCCAGGAACACTAATCACCTATTTCGGATATTTATTGATGGGAATAGGGATGCTTTTTTCTTTATTTGGAAAACATTCAAGATTTTGGCAAATCAATCAAAAGCTACGAAGATTAAAAAAAGGTCAACTCACCTTACTAATAATAACACTTTTCAGTACTACTTACTTAGCAGCATTCGATAGGGATACAAATGATGACATTTTCAAAAGGCAATCCATTAACAAACATCAATCCGAATTATTTGGTCGACTTCTTGTACAAGATCTAGATGGTCGAATTAAACCTATTAACACCCTAGCCTCCGAGTTTTTACGAAAACTTTCTGGTAAACCATATTATAAAAGTGACAATTTAAATTTATCAGCGGACCAGGCATTCCTTGCAATGCATATGTTTCCAAATGATTGGCAACAAATCCCAGTTATTAAAATAGATAGAAAAAAAGGAGGAGATGTTTTTAAAGATCTCAAAACCAATGCTTCTGGGCTTGTATCCTTTCAATCGCTTCTGGGTCCACAAGGCGAATATCTATTAGCGGAAGCGGCGGAACTAGCTAATGTGAAAAAACCCGCTGAACGTTCTGAATCTGACAAAGAGATCCTTAAAGTAGATGAACGCTTTAATATTCTTTATAATGTATTATCTAGGGGTTAT harbors:
- the ccsA gene encoding cytochrome c biogenesis protein CcsA — encoded protein: MTSLYRILSSSKLALILLVVFAIAMATATFIENDFGTATAWQLIYNALWFELVMLGLCVSFVFNISKYKLWRKQKWPILLFHLSFILVIIGAGVTRYISESGVMRIREGESSSTIISNTNYFQVHISDGDNVAVLKKQLDFSPLSENEFTIQTDYKGQTYTISLDKFVADAQPQIIESEKGQPLLELVIASEDSGRETIVLRQGETETIGSHNHSIGFNVEEPVMIHFKLQDNTIYLQSTEDLSSFVMSTQEAGTFKKDSLQPLQLRSLYRAHDFSFVPISYHPKGDFELVSTSEKPKDNDSSKDDALVVTVQKEDEKKTVSLLYREGFLPTHHQTTFDDVSVTLSYGSEEISLPFEVRLNDFQLERYPGSTSPSSYASEVTVLDQKEEFPYRIFMNNVLDYKGYRFYQASYDTDELGTVLAVNKDRPGTLITYFGYLLMGIGMLFSLFGKHSRFWQINQKLRRLKKGQLTLLIITLFSTTYLAAFDRDTNDDIFKRQSINKHQSELFGRLLVQDLDGRIKPINTLASEFLRKLSGKPYYKSDNLNLSADQAFLAMHMFPNDWQQIPVIKIDRKKGGDVFKDLKTNASGLVSFQSLLGPQGEYLLAEAAELANVKKPAERSESDKEILKVDERFNILYNVLSRGYLKIFPNKNDTNNTWFAPNHHFNDFPAEDAAFVKNILPSYFNDLVTDNLNGATEKLSYIKTYQDVLGKDIIPSEKQINAELWYNKMNLNFWMFQIYFTIGAILLILAIFRIFVQSKIINWLWNSFIILALIGFLFFTGNILLRWYIAGHAPWSNGYEMLVFVAWCLLLSGLLTFKKSDFALPLATLFTGALLFVSYLDWLNPEITSLMPVLKSYWLKIHVATIVSSYAPLALSAVLGLMALILMIFKTSTTKNAIDIRIKELTYINELSMTIGLFILAIGTFLGGVWANESWGRYWAWDPKETWALISIIIYAIVLHLRFIPALNNKYILNMVSMFAFWSIIMTSFGVNYYLSGLHSYAAGDPLPIPKFVYFLAAFMVIIAFIAYFRNRRSNIKNY